From Deinococcus aerophilus, a single genomic window includes:
- a CDS encoding ABC transporter ATP-binding protein, whose translation MAEVILEHIDKMYGTKHHAVKDFNLHIEDREFMVFVGPSGCGKSTTLRMIAGLEDISDGILKIGDRVVNDVPPKDRDIAMVFQNYALYPHMNVYENMAFGLKLRKTPKEEIERRVRDAAKILQIEHLLGRKPKELSGGQRQRVAMGRAIVREPKVFLMDEPLSNLDAKLRVEMRSQINQLHRRLGATIVYVTHDQVEAMTLGNRIVVMRDGLIMQVDTPMNLYDFPQNKFVAGFIGSPSMNFLNARVQNGEFVVGENRVSAMGRLAQSLKGYEGKEVAMGIRPEHIGVIGMTDIPTGGNVLRGTVVVVEPLGAQTDLIIEVAGQDITAKVEGQAIVQPGDTIELVVDQTRLHAFDTATEAAIDRGTPGGKRGQADTPDLGYEYPTQQVVGAD comes from the coding sequence ATGGCAGAAGTCATTCTGGAGCACATCGACAAGATGTACGGCACGAAGCATCACGCGGTCAAGGACTTCAACCTGCACATCGAAGACCGTGAATTCATGGTCTTCGTCGGGCCGTCCGGCTGCGGCAAGTCCACCACCCTGCGCATGATCGCGGGTCTGGAAGACATCAGTGACGGCATCCTGAAGATCGGGGACCGCGTGGTGAACGACGTGCCCCCCAAGGACCGCGACATCGCGATGGTTTTCCAGAACTACGCGCTGTATCCGCACATGAACGTCTACGAGAACATGGCCTTCGGCCTGAAACTCCGCAAGACGCCCAAGGAAGAGATCGAGCGCCGCGTTCGTGACGCGGCCAAGATCCTGCAGATCGAGCACCTGCTGGGCCGCAAGCCCAAGGAACTCTCCGGCGGTCAGCGCCAGCGTGTGGCGATGGGACGCGCCATCGTGCGCGAGCCGAAGGTCTTCCTGATGGACGAGCCGCTCTCGAACCTGGACGCCAAGCTGCGCGTCGAGATGCGCTCGCAGATCAACCAGCTGCACCGCCGCCTGGGGGCCACCATCGTCTACGTGACCCACGACCAGGTCGAGGCCATGACGCTGGGCAACCGCATCGTGGTGATGCGCGACGGCCTGATTATGCAGGTGGACACGCCCATGAACCTCTACGACTTCCCCCAGAACAAGTTCGTGGCCGGGTTCATCGGCAGCCCGAGCATGAACTTCCTGAATGCCCGCGTGCAGAACGGCGAATTTGTGGTGGGCGAGAACCGCGTCTCGGCCATGGGCCGCCTGGCCCAGAGCCTCAAGGGCTACGAGGGCAAGGAAGTCGCCATGGGCATCCGCCCCGAGCACATCGGCGTGATCGGCATGACCGACATTCCCACGGGCGGCAACGTTCTGCGCGGCACGGTGGTGGTGGTCGAGCCGCTGGGCGCCCAGACCGACCTGATCATCGAGGTTGCCGGTCAGGACATTACCGCCAAGGTGGAAGGTCAGGCCATAGTGCAGCCCGGCGACACCATTGAGCTGGTTGTCGACCAGACCCGCCTGCACGCCTTTGATACGGCCACCGAGGCCGCCATCGACCGTGGCACGCCCGGGGGCAAGCGTGGACAGGCCGACACGCCCGACCTGGGCTACGAGTACCCCACCCAGCAGGTCGTCGGGGCCGACTGA
- a CDS encoding PilT/PilU family type 4a pilus ATPase: MTLDELLREMIGRRVSDVHLQAGSPPMGRIDGQLVPFGTQLLMPPDTALLAQALMTPDQWDDFTYRNELDLAYSVSGLGRFRCNIFRQRGAVGVVMRIVTDAIPGFDSLGLPAEVMTRLADAPRGLILVTGPTGSGKTTTLASILDHINRTYAHNVITVEDPIEILHRNKKSIVVQREIGSDTRDFRTALKYAMRQDPDVIMIGEMRDKETVEAALSAAQTGHLVLSTLHTQDAVRSVNRIIDFFAPYERPQVRLQLAESLVGIVSQRLLRRADGVGRVLGLEVLLNTPLVQEYIKDEDKTPLIKDALVEDNIRGMHTFDQHLAQLYQHHLITMEAALEAATSPHELRLMVTRSGHSY; this comes from the coding sequence ATGACCCTCGACGAGCTGCTGCGCGAGATGATCGGTCGCCGCGTCTCCGACGTGCACCTTCAGGCGGGCAGTCCCCCGATGGGCCGCATCGACGGGCAGCTCGTTCCCTTCGGTACCCAGCTGCTGATGCCCCCGGACACGGCCCTGCTCGCCCAGGCGCTCATGACCCCCGACCAGTGGGACGACTTCACGTACCGCAACGAGCTGGACCTCGCCTACAGCGTCTCGGGGCTGGGCCGCTTCCGCTGCAACATCTTCCGTCAGCGCGGCGCGGTGGGCGTGGTCATGCGCATCGTGACCGACGCCATTCCCGGCTTCGATTCGCTGGGCCTGCCGGCCGAGGTGATGACCCGGCTGGCCGACGCTCCACGCGGCTTGATCCTGGTGACCGGTCCCACCGGGTCGGGCAAGACCACGACCCTGGCAAGCATCCTCGACCACATCAACCGCACGTACGCCCACAACGTCATCACGGTGGAAGATCCCATCGAGATCCTGCACCGCAACAAGAAGAGCATTGTCGTGCAGCGTGAGATCGGCAGCGACACCCGCGACTTCCGCACGGCCCTGAAGTACGCCATGCGTCAGGACCCCGACGTGATCATGATCGGCGAGATGCGCGACAAGGAAACGGTGGAGGCGGCCCTCTCGGCGGCGCAGACCGGCCACTTGGTCCTGAGCACGCTGCACACCCAGGACGCCGTGCGCAGCGTCAACCGCATCATCGACTTCTTTGCGCCCTACGAGCGGCCCCAGGTGCGCCTGCAGCTTGCCGAGAGCCTGGTCGGCATCGTCAGTCAGCGCCTGCTGCGCCGAGCCGACGGCGTGGGGCGGGTGCTGGGCCTGGAAGTCCTGCTGAACACGCCGCTGGTGCAGGAATACATCAAGGACGAGGACAAGACCCCGCTGATCAAGGACGCCCTGGTGGAGGACAACATCCGCGGGATGCACACCTTTGACCAGCACCTCGCGCAGCTCTACCAGCACCACCTGATCACCATGGAGGCGGCGCTGGAGGCCGCGACCAGCCCGCACGAGTTGCGGCTGATGGTCACGCGCAGCGGCCACTCGTACTGA